Below is a genomic region from Brassica rapa cultivar Chiifu-401-42 chromosome A08, CAAS_Brap_v3.01, whole genome shotgun sequence.
AGAGGTGAGCTTGGCGACGATGTTCTGAGAGCCCTGGATCTTCTGACCCTCGAAGGTCAGCATGGAAGCTTCCTGGTAGAGACCGGCGAGGCCGACGCGGTTGTTGTCGAAGGTCGAGTAGTAGTGCTCGACGAAGGCCTTCGCCACGGCATCGGGATCCATCTGCGCCATATTATAGAGAGAATGATAGAGAATTTGGGAGCCGGAAAGGGTTTTGTGTTTTGTATTTATTTGTGAAACTCTGCGTTGCAACGACGCtggttcttctttcttttttttccttcatTTTCCGGTTTTATTTTGTTGTCGAGGTTTATAGGAATATTAATACAATGTATTTTCTGAAATGTAAGAtgtttataatcatttttatgTTCTCATTTTTTAGGTAATTTTTagtttatcaaaaactgtgtagtcaatcaaatttaatagttcTATTTTATGATTGGTTGCatagtttttagtttataatttaaatgatactttctaggtaaaaaataatttttttaataaataaatactatccaaaacatcttatattCCAGAGGGAATAATAAAGTTTAGGACAAATCTCATAAACCCCCTAAAACTATTTATGACCAAACAGtccatagaaaaaaaaatacatttcagATTAAGTGTAAAAAGACTAAATATTCTtatgaaaaaatacatttactataaatatatattctaaaatattttaaattttgtaccttcaatcttaaatttaaaatcttaaactTTATTCTCCAAACTCTAAATTTCACCccgaaaaaattaatatttggtTATAAACCAAGTAATTatatgaatttatatatatgtttttaaaccATTTAGTGAATACTATTTGTTTAAGTGGAAAAAATAGTACTACATTTTATTTGAGAGAATGATATTACAAACTTATTTTAAtgtacattttttatttacataacaATTTGTAAGGTTTTAACAAACTTTAATAAAGgcataaacaaataatatcaaataaatgaTGGCATCAGAAATAAacaagaaattgaaaaaaaaaaatataatttttttttaatatatatattccatTAACTCCCTAAAAACATCATCAAATTCATACAAAGATTCAAGCAAAATCGGTACAACCACAAGATTTGATAGAATAGACATATCGGACACACAACCAAATTTTGGATCCTTCCATCGTCACTACTTCATCCGGGTTACTCTGGGGGAGTTTGTCGCTCCCATTCTCCTCCTTGTACAAGTTGTCGCAGTGTCTGAAGCATGCCGAGGATAGAGGGTCCAGAAAGACAAAACTTTAactcaattttattttaaaggagaaaaatgaacaaaatcatTAGAGATGGTCTAATTGCATCAACTTATGTTTTCATATAATCAAAACCTTTTTTCATGCTTTGGTTCTCGACTTATAAAAGAAGACACACTTGGTCCCTCCACAGTCCACACTGACTTTTTAATGCGAGGGTATACAGAAAAAGGTTAAAGGCAAGCATCAACATGTTCCATCCCAACCTCTTTAGAAAACAGTATTTAATATCAAAGTCATGTGTATATTGTTACGGTGGTTTAATACCGTGTATGTATTTTTTGGTACACATCAAATTCTCCTTGCATTGATTGCACTCGTATCTGTTACACTATGCTCAGTACTCTTGTCACCCAATCAGATCAAAGAATGTCAttcaattaaattaattatctgattaaaataaaattcatatgaATAGTTATCCAAGCACCCAAACACTCCCAAACTCGAATCGTCAAAAATTCaacaacacttcttcttcttcttctctacagATTCTCTCTCACTTTATCTAGACAATCGTTTCACCTTCGCTTTTGCCTCGCGATTGGCTGTTTCCGTACTGTGGGTTTGTCCATGGCCGCTTCTAACCGAAGCACCAACTCTTCTCCTTCCACTGGtacaacccccccccccccccccctgccTCTTAGATTCGATAAAGGTTTAAACTTTATATGTCATTCTCCTGCTGCTTCAAATGGGTTTTCTCTGTTCTGCTATTACGACAAAAACACGATGGTTGTAATTAGTAAAGTCTTGTCCTTTACTTCCTTTCGGCATGTGCTTGCTTGCTTTTGTGTTACACCACTGTATTATAGCTTTTACTTAGTGGGTGTTTGTGTTGTTGATAGGTTCAGCTAAGGATATGGTGGAGAGGCTATCAACTGACAAGAGTGTTCTCCAGCATCAGgtaaattcgatttttttttaataatggcATTGCTCGTCTTATTTATAGTGAGCTAGCTCCATTATTGATACTTGTGTCCAGATGTTACAGGACACAAACAGCTTTCGCCCTTTCTGTGCTTCTGGTTATCCTTTTTCTCCAAGTTCCTGCGGTATTAACACAGACTCGTTTCACGTTGGAGGTTAGCTCTATATGATACTCTTACAGTTGTTTAGTGGTTACAAACTAGTCTTCTGCTATTTGTAAAACTACAGTATTTTAGTGGtatctttgttttgtttatacaATGAAACATCGCCACATGCCATTAAGGATCTTCACCGCTTCGCCATGTTTGTCTTGTGATCAAAATTGTTGACTTTTAGTGCTGCTTCTTAGCTGTTATTATTGTACTTTAAGATTTTgaggtttttctttttgttctatTGTATGTCTTGCGTTTTTCTCTCAGGCTATGAACACGCAGTTGATACTCCAAGCTCGTACCGTTCAAGTACAGATACTCTAAGCTTTGAAGAAGTCTATCATGTGTGTACATCATCCAACGTATCCCTTTATACTCTACTTGCTTTTGATTTCTGATGTTCTGGACTTGTTCATACAGGGCATGAGATATGATGACATGTTTTATCATGGTAACGGTGTACCATCGTTGCCACAACATTATGGTGACCTCCATGCTGATGATGTAAACTATTTCGCTCCTTTTCGCTCATCAAATCAACAGTATCCACTCCCAGAACCTCTTCATGCTTCTCCGGAGTTTCACATGTCTCAGACGAACTCTACACATCCTTATAGGCATGGGAACGAAATAAACAGTTTTGAGACTGATTATATGATGCGCTCTACGAGAAACTTTGGCTtgagaaataatatatttggaAAACCTAAACTCAACCCCTTCACTGGAAGAAGAACGTTTCTTCCAATGGCGTCTACCACAAGAAGTATGAAGCATTCTATCTCTGCTGACTTATCTGCAAATGATTTCGATATGGTTAGTTTCTGTAACCACTACCTCTTTTAAAGGACTTAGCTTAGCGAACTTCTATTTAAAATCTAACTGTTGATACTTGCGCAGGGTTCGCCAAGTCGCTTTTTGCAAGATGATTTTGGATCTTCTGCAAGCTTAACTTACAGAGAACAAGCTTACAACCAATGCAAAAGAGGCTCtttctctgcttcttcttcttctcctagctCACCTTGGGAGCTTGATTATATCTTTCCACCACTTGATGAATCAACAAGTGGAAGCTGCAGCGACTTCTACCATCGCCCTGCCATGTCTGATCTGCTTACCGAGAGAAACAGAGGGCCTAGGGCTTCAAGGCCAAACGCTAAAAGCAAAATGATCACTTATGATCAACAAGATCTGCTCTCTCAGTTCAGGGACGCAAAGTTCTTCGTTATTAAGTCATATAGCGAGGATAATGTCTACAAGAGCATGAAGTATTGCGTTTGGGCAAGCACTAAAAACGGAAACAAAAAGTTGGATGCTGCTTATCGTGAAGCAAAGACTAAAGAAGTGGCATGCCCAGTCTTTCTTTTGTTCTCGGTAAAGTGCCTATTAACTTTAATACCTCTCAGGCTTTAGCTGTGTATCTCTGATTCAGTTTATTGAGTTTTGATCTTGAACTCTGAACAGAAGGGCTAAAGATATTTGATTTTCAGGTGAATGCTAGTGCACAGTTTTGTGGAGTGGCAGAGATGGTTGGACCGGTTGATTTCGAGACAAGTGTGGAGTACTGGCAACAGGATAGATGGTCAGGACACTTCCCGGTCAAGTGGGTGATTGTTAAAGATGTTCCCAACAGTCTCTTTCGTCACATCATAATTGAAGACAATGATAATAAGCCTGTCACTAACAGTAGAGACACCCAAGAGGTAAAAACTAAACTCTTCCTTATCTTGTACATTCTTTTTCTTGAGGGTTCCGTTTCATGAAATATAGATTTGAGCATTGTGAGTTGTATTTGATGTCACTGCACCAAGAATTGATGCATATATTTGTCCACTTGATATCCATCTCATTTTACctcattttaatcattttaaaaagcATTTAGGTGTTAATATTGCATTTGCATACATAGTTGCATAAAACAGGGGCTAGAGTGCACAATTGAAAGTTTGAGGCTGAACTCAAAGAGAAATATGCAAAAATTGATGAGTTTGAGGTTAAATACGAAACTGTACAAAAGTGCGAGGACCAAATAtgcaaaaagaagaagaaagttggGTCACATAGAATCTATTTATCCACTCTATGTGGATCTCTCCAACGTGGAACATGTCTTCTTTTAAATCAATTCTCATGTATGATTGTGTTTTTCTATCTGCAGGTGGGAGTGGAACAAGGCATAGAGATGATAAATATATTCAATAGCTGTGAGATGAAATCTTCGATCCTCGATGACTTTAGCTTCTACGAAGAGCGGCAGAGAATTCAAGACAGAAAAGCCAGACAACGTGCTCTTCTTGAACCTCTCAGAGCCTCCTCTCTAACCTCTGTTCCAACGCATCTCGCAAGTTCTCTCCATGAAGACTATGTAAGGGAAATGTCCAAGAGCTTTGCCGATG
It encodes:
- the LOC103835363 gene encoding YTH domain-containing family protein isoform X1 gives rise to the protein MAASNRSTNSSPSTGSAKDMVERLSTDKSVLQHQMLQDTNSFRPFCASGYPFSPSSCGINTDSFHVGGYEHAVDTPSSYRSSTDTLSFEEVYHGMRYDDMFYHGNGVPSLPQHYGDLHADDVNYFAPFRSSNQQYPLPEPLHASPEFHMSQTNSTHPYRHGNEINSFETDYMMRSTRNFGLRNNIFGKPKLNPFTGRRTFLPMASTTRSMKHSISADLSANDFDMGSPSRFLQDDFGSSASLTYREQAYNQCKRGSFSASSSSPSSPWELDYIFPPLDESTSGSCSDFYHRPAMSDLLTERNRGPRASRPNAKSKMITYDQQDLLSQFRDAKFFVIKSYSEDNVYKSMKYCVWASTKNGNKKLDAAYREAKTKEVACPVFLLFSVNASAQFCGVAEMVGPVDFETSVEYWQQDRWSGHFPVKWVIVKDVPNSLFRHIIIEDNDNKPVTNSRDTQEVGVEQGIEMINIFNSCEMKSSILDDFSFYEERQRIQDRKARQRALLEPLRASSLTSVPTHLASSLHEDYVREMSKSFADALVLQHKLN
- the LOC103835363 gene encoding YTH domain-containing family protein isoform X2; the encoded protein is MAASNRSTNSSPSTGSAKDMVERLSTDKSVLQHQDTNSFRPFCASGYPFSPSSCGINTDSFHVGGYEHAVDTPSSYRSSTDTLSFEEVYHGMRYDDMFYHGNGVPSLPQHYGDLHADDVNYFAPFRSSNQQYPLPEPLHASPEFHMSQTNSTHPYRHGNEINSFETDYMMRSTRNFGLRNNIFGKPKLNPFTGRRTFLPMASTTRSMKHSISADLSANDFDMGSPSRFLQDDFGSSASLTYREQAYNQCKRGSFSASSSSPSSPWELDYIFPPLDESTSGSCSDFYHRPAMSDLLTERNRGPRASRPNAKSKMITYDQQDLLSQFRDAKFFVIKSYSEDNVYKSMKYCVWASTKNGNKKLDAAYREAKTKEVACPVFLLFSVNASAQFCGVAEMVGPVDFETSVEYWQQDRWSGHFPVKWVIVKDVPNSLFRHIIIEDNDNKPVTNSRDTQEVGVEQGIEMINIFNSCEMKSSILDDFSFYEERQRIQDRKARQRALLEPLRASSLTSVPTHLASSLHEDYVREMSKSFADALVLQHKLN
- the LOC103835363 gene encoding YTH domain-containing family protein isoform X3 is translated as MVVISSAKDMVERLSTDKSVLQHQMLQDTNSFRPFCASGYPFSPSSCGINTDSFHVGGYEHAVDTPSSYRSSTDTLSFEEVYHGMRYDDMFYHGNGVPSLPQHYGDLHADDVNYFAPFRSSNQQYPLPEPLHASPEFHMSQTNSTHPYRHGNEINSFETDYMMRSTRNFGLRNNIFGKPKLNPFTGRRTFLPMASTTRSMKHSISADLSANDFDMGSPSRFLQDDFGSSASLTYREQAYNQCKRGSFSASSSSPSSPWELDYIFPPLDESTSGSCSDFYHRPAMSDLLTERNRGPRASRPNAKSKMITYDQQDLLSQFRDAKFFVIKSYSEDNVYKSMKYCVWASTKNGNKKLDAAYREAKTKEVACPVFLLFSVNASAQFCGVAEMVGPVDFETSVEYWQQDRWSGHFPVKWVIVKDVPNSLFRHIIIEDNDNKPVTNSRDTQEVGVEQGIEMINIFNSCEMKSSILDDFSFYEERQRIQDRKARQRALLEPLRASSLTSVPTHLASSLHEDYVREMSKSFADALVLQHKLN
- the LOC103835363 gene encoding YTH domain-containing family protein isoform X4; the protein is MVVISSAKDMVERLSTDKSVLQHQDTNSFRPFCASGYPFSPSSCGINTDSFHVGGYEHAVDTPSSYRSSTDTLSFEEVYHGMRYDDMFYHGNGVPSLPQHYGDLHADDVNYFAPFRSSNQQYPLPEPLHASPEFHMSQTNSTHPYRHGNEINSFETDYMMRSTRNFGLRNNIFGKPKLNPFTGRRTFLPMASTTRSMKHSISADLSANDFDMGSPSRFLQDDFGSSASLTYREQAYNQCKRGSFSASSSSPSSPWELDYIFPPLDESTSGSCSDFYHRPAMSDLLTERNRGPRASRPNAKSKMITYDQQDLLSQFRDAKFFVIKSYSEDNVYKSMKYCVWASTKNGNKKLDAAYREAKTKEVACPVFLLFSVNASAQFCGVAEMVGPVDFETSVEYWQQDRWSGHFPVKWVIVKDVPNSLFRHIIIEDNDNKPVTNSRDTQEVGVEQGIEMINIFNSCEMKSSILDDFSFYEERQRIQDRKARQRALLEPLRASSLTSVPTHLASSLHEDYVREMSKSFADALVLQHKLN